The DNA segment GGCGCGGATCGTGGGCGGCGGGGTTCAACTCCATCCCCGGAGTGTCGCACGCCGGGCGGCCCGACACCGTGAAGTCCGACGCCGAGCGCCCGTGCGCGTACCGATACTCCGAATCGACGTGGTGGTACGGTGCGGTCGTGCCAACCGTGCGACGTACCGCACCGTATCTCGGGCGCTCCGCCCTCGCGGTCCTGCTCGCGCTCGGGGTCGTCGGGTGCGACGGGCGGGGTGGGTACGTCCGCATCGACGCACCCGACCACGTCCAGCTGCTCGTGGAGGAACGCAGGACCCTCGACGTCGACGTCACGGCCGACGGCGCCGCCGACCCCGGACTGGCGTGGACGAGCCTCGATCCGGCCGTTGCGGCGGTCGCGGACGACGGCACCGTGACCGGCGTCGCGGCGGGCGCGACCCGGATCACGGTCGCCAGCACCGCCCTCCCCGACGAACGCCGGAACGTGGACGTCGACGTCCTCACCGCCGCGGACCACCCGGCGTGGGTCGCGGCGCCCGACGCGAGGCC comes from the Trueperaceae bacterium genome and includes:
- a CDS encoding Ig-like domain-containing protein, which translates into the protein MPTVRRTAPYLGRSALAVLLALGVVGCDGRGGYVRIDAPDHVQLLVEERRTLDVDVTADGAADPGLAWTSLDPAVAAVADDGTVTGVAAGATRITVASTALPDERRNVDVDVLTAADHPAWVAAPDARPAMRFDVGVRTTPDGPVAVVRNANARPEDDGRRAQDASAGPGGAAVGPTGPTCPEAAEAPVDRVLVRYASPPTAATDVTARPSPWTRVRRITDTLHVVEADAARGAVRTAAAR